One part of the Maridesulfovibrio bastinii DSM 16055 genome encodes these proteins:
- a CDS encoding transposase family protein — protein sequence MSTSFVYHALGLSGYDYVRQDFVFGNVLIYVKPKAKLVRCSRCKHRHVIHKGRSERWLRTVPVGIKPIWIIVDVPRVQCRK from the coding sequence GTCCACGAGTTTCGTCTACCACGCCTTGGGGCTGTCCGGCTATGACTATGTCCGGCAGGATTTCGTTTTCGGAAACGTGCTTATTTATGTGAAGCCGAAAGCAAAGCTTGTAAGGTGTTCACGGTGCAAGCACCGCCATGTGATCCATAAAGGAAGAAGTGAGCGTTGGTTACGCACTGTCCCTGTTGGTATCAAGCCGATTTGGATCATTGTCGATGTGCCTCGTGTCCAGTGCCGTAAAT